Proteins from a genomic interval of Zingiber officinale cultivar Zhangliang chromosome 2A, Zo_v1.1, whole genome shotgun sequence:
- the LOC122043506 gene encoding aspartic proteinase CDR1-like has translation MTIVILLALSVAAAVAMTTTTTATAAAATASFSIELIHRDSPKSPFYNHSATSVDRSRAAIYRSVHEARRIAARVQRKGGIEPSDAASRVVPDSFEYLMELRVGTPPFSILAIVDTGSDLIWANCVPCTDCYRQTAPLFDPRNSSSYRTLPCDSNLCKALPTIACGAGSSCEYHYAYQDRSNIDGVLGTEDLTFDSSAGSPVVFSNIAFGCNSKSGGSFSSRTAGMAGLGGGPVSLVSQIVPTLDKKYFSYCLVPKSDTQASSKVIFGSAGVVAGSKVTTPMTVEGAFFVLRLEEIIVDGAGSVPVPPSAPGLTTGNIIIDSGTTVNFLPDGVLSSLVQEVSRVVSLPKATDPDGTLPLCFTVTGEADRQKLPFITFKFAGEASVRLSPKTMFMDEVSFAGQMVCLAVADSATPIFGNLAQQNLHVGYDLDIPAVSFASADCTKL, from the exons ATGACGATCGTGATTTTACTTGCGCTCTCTGTGGCGGCTGCGGTCGCAATGACAACGACGACaacggcgacggcggcggcggcaaCCGCAAGTTTTAGCATCGAGCTTATCCATCGCGACTCTCCTAAATCTCCGTTCTACAATCACTCTGCCACATCAGTAGATCGCTCACGTGCCGCAATCTATCGATCCGTCCACGAAGCCCGACGGATTGCTGCACGTGTGCAAAGAAAAgg TGGCATCGAGCCGTCCGACGCGGCCTCCAGGGTTGTCCCCGACTCGTTCGAGTATCTGATGGAGCTTCGTGTCGGCACGCCGCCGTTCTCCATCCTGGCCATCGTCGACACCGGCAGCGACCTCATCTGGGCGAACTGTGTCCCTTGCACCGACTGCTACAGGCAGACGGCGCCGTTATTCGATCCGCGCAACTCCTCCTCCTACCGGACGCTCCCCTGCGACTCCAACCTTTGCAAGGCCCTCCCCACCATCGCTTGCGGCGCCGGCAGCTCCTGCGAATATCATTATGCCTACCAAGACAGGTCGAATATCGACGGCGTCCTCGGCACCGAGGACCTCACTTTTGACTCCTCCGCCGGGTCTCCAGTCGTCTTCTCCAATATCGCCTTCGGCTGTAACTCCAAGAGCGGCGGCTCCTTCAGCAGCCGCACCGCCGGTATGGCAGGGCTCGGCGGCGGTCCCGTCTCTCTCGTCTCACAGATCGTTCCCACTCTCGACAAGAAATACTTCTCTTATTGTCTGGTTCCCAAGTCAGACACGCAGGCCAGCAGCAAAGTCATCTTCGGCTCCGCCGGGGTGGTCGCCGGAAGCAAGGTCACCACCCCGATGacggtggaaggtgccttcttcgTCCTCCGGCTAGAAGAGATCATAGTCGACGGTGCTGGCTCGGTCCCAGTCCCGCCTTCCGCCCCTGGATTAACGACAGGCAACATCATCATCGACTCCGGCACGACCGTAAACTTCTTGCCTGATGGCGTGCTCTCGAGTTTGGTGCAGGAGGTGTCGAGGGTGGTCAGCCTGCCCAAGGCTACTGATCCGGACGGCACTCTGCCGCTGTGCTTCACGGTGACTGGTGAGGCCGACAGGCAGAAGTTACCGTTTATCACGTTCAAGTTCGCCGGAGAGGCGTCGGTGAGGCTGAGCCCGAAGACTATGTTCATGGATGAAGTGTCCTTCGCCGGACAGATGGTTTGCCTCGCGGTGGCGGATTCTGCCACGCCGATATTTGGGAACTTGGCTCAGCAAAATTTACACGTTGGGTACGATCTCGATATCCCGGCAGTGTCCTTCGCTAGCGCCGATTGCACTAAGCTTTAG